CGGCGTCAACGCCCTTCGCAGCCCGGAGCGCTCCGCCATCGTCGTCACGCACTATCAGCGCCTGCTGGACTACATCGTCCCCGACTATGTGCACGTGCTGTCGGAAGGGCGAATCGTCCGATCGGGCGGCAGGGAACTGGCGCTCGAGCTCGAGGAGAAGGGCTACGGATGGCTGGAGGCGGCCCATGCCTGACGTCACGCTGAAGTCACCAACCGCGGCCGGGCACGTCGTGGCCCTATTCGAGCGCCTCGAAGGTCAACGCTCAGCCGAGCCGGCGTGGCTCCGCACGCGCCGTCGCAACGCGATGATCGCCTTCGAGCACCTGGGGTTCCCGACGACGCGCGACGAAGAGTGGCGGTTCACGAACATCAAGCCGATCGCCGGCGCGCGCTTCTCGCCGGCGCCGTCTGTGACGGCCGTCTCGAGTCAGGCGGCCGCGGGCTATCTGATTCCGGGCATCGATGGGTCCGTCCTCACGTTCGTGAACGGTCGGTTTGCGCCCGCGCTCTCCTCGCTGCGTCCCGGCGTCCGGCTCGGCAGCATGGCGGAGTTGCTGAGATCCGATGCGACGATACTGGAGCGTCACCTGGGGCGATACGCCTCCACCGCCGATCGCGCGTTCGTCGCGCTGAACACCGCCCTCTTCGAGGACGGCGCGGTGATCGACGTGGAGCCGGATACGGTCGTCGGCGCGCCCGTCCAGCTCGTCTTTCTCTCCGCCGACAACGGGACGCCGATCGCAAGCCATCCACGGGTGCTCATCGTAGCCGGCCGGAACAGCCAGGTTCGGGTGATCGAGTCGTTCGGTGGGGTGGACGGCGGCGCGCGGACGTTCACGAACGCCGTGACGGAGATCGTGACCGAGGCCGGCGCGGTCGTCGAGCACTACCGGCTGCAGCGCGAGCGCGACGAGTCGTTCCACATCGGCCACACGCAGTTCCAGCTCGGACGTTCGAGCAACTCGACCTCGCACGCCGTCTCGATCGGCGGACTCATCGCCCGCCACGAGGCGGTCGCCGTCCTGGCGGACGAAGGCGTGGAGTGCACGCTGAACGGGCTCTACCTCGCCGACGGGAGCCGGCTGGTGGACAACCACACCGAGATCGACCACGCCATGCCGCATGGCGGCAGCCACGAGCTGTACAAGGGCATCCTCGCCGGCCAGGCGCGCGCCGTCTTCAACGGTCGGATCCGGGTTCGACCCGATGCGCAGAAGACCGACGCGAAGCAGACGAACAAGACGCTCCTGTTGTCCGACGATGCGCAGATCAATACCAAGCCGCAGTTGGAGATCCTCGCCAACGACGTGAAGTGCACGCACGGCGCGACCGTCGGTCAATTGAGCGAGGATGCGATGTTCTACCTGCGGGCGCGCGGCATTGGCGCCGATGAGGCCAGGGGCCTGTTGATCCGCGCCTTTGCGATCGACGTCGTCAACCGGATGTCGCTGGAGCCGGTGCGCGCAGAACTCGACCGCCTGCTCGCGTCGTGGCTGCCCGGCGCCCTGGCACGGGAGGTCGTCGCATGAGCACCGCCATCATGAAGCGGAGCGGAATCGTCCAGGTGCCGGTGCGGCCGTTCGACGTGGAGGCCGTCCGCCGCGACTTTCCGATTCTGCGGCAGGAGGTTCACGGCAGGCCGCTCGCGTACCTCGACAACGCAGCGACCACGCAGAAGCCGACCTCCGTCGTCGAGGCGCTGACGCACTACTACCTGCACGACAACGCGAACATCCATCGCGGCGTGCACCTGCTGAGCGAGCGCGCGACAGCCGCCTACGAGGCTGCGCGCCAGGTCGTGCAGCGGTTTCTGAACGCCAGGGAAGCGCGTGAAATCGTGTTCGTCCGGGGCACCACGGAGGCGATCAACCTCGTCGCACAGACGTTCGGCCGCCAACTGAAGACCGGCGACGAGATCGTCACGTCGGTGCTCGAGCACCACTCGAACTTCGTTCCGTGGAAGATGGTGAGCGAGCAGACCGGCGCGAGCCTCCGGGTCGTGCCGATCACCGATGCAGGCGAGTTGCGGATGGACGAGTACGAGAGACTGTTGAACGACCGCACGCGTCTCGTTGCGCTCGGCCACGTCTCGAACGCGCTCGGCACCGTCAATCCGGTGGCCGAGATTGTCCGCCTGGCTCATGCGCGCGGCATCCCGGTGCTGATCGACGGCGCGCAGGCCGTGGCGCACGTGCCGATGGACGTGCAGGCGCTCGATTGCGATTTCTACGCGTTCTCTGGCCACAAACTGTACGGCCCGACCGGCATCGGCGCGCTGTACGGCAAGGCCGCGATGCTCGACCGCCTGCCGCCGTGGCAAGGTGGCGGCGACATGATCAGCTCCGTCATGCTCGACGAAGTCCGCTACAACACGTTGCCCGCGAAGTTCGAGGCGGGCACGCCGAATATCGCCGGCGCGATTGGCCTGGCGGCTGCGATCGGGTACTTCGGGGCACTCGACCTCGACGGAGCAGCCGCTCACGAGGCCGATCTGTTCGACTACGCGGTCCGTCGTCTCGCGGAGGTCCCGGGCGTTCGTCCAGTCGGCCAGGCGGCCCACCGCACGAGCATCGTCTCGTTCGTGATGGACCAGGCCCACCCGCACGACATCGGTACCATCCTCGACGGAGAGGGGGTGGCGATCCGGACCGGTCACCACTGTTGTCAACCCCTGATGCATCGACTTGGCGTCGCCGCGACTGCGCGTGTCTCGATCGCGTTCTACAACACGCGCGAGGAAATCGACAGGGTCGTCGCCGCGCTCGAGCGTGTGCGGGAGGTGTTCGGCTGATGTCGGATCTTCGCGAACTCTACCAGGAAGTCATCCTCGACCATAACAAGCGGCCGCGGAACTTCGGCACGCTGCCCGAAGCCAACCATCACGCCGAAGGGCACAATCCGCTGTGCGGCGACCGGCTCAGGCTGTACGTGGACGTCGAAGACGGCATCATCCGTGACCTGCGTTTCGACGGTGCCGGCTGCGCGATTTCTCGCGCGTCCGCGTCCTTGATGACCGACGCGGTGAAGGGCAAGCCGATCGCCGAAGCGGAGAAGCTGTTCGAGGAGTTCCACCAGATGGTCACGTCGGGTGTGGACGAGGAGGTCGAAGCGGCGCTCGGGAAGCTGAGCGTGTTCTGCGGCGTGCGCGAGTTCCCGTCGCGCGTGAAGTGCGCCAGCCTGGCCTGGCACACGCTGCACGCGGCGCTCGACGAGAACGCCCAGCCGGTCACCACGGAGTAGGGTTTACGATGTCCTCGGATCCCATTCGCACCTTGTCGCTGCGCCCCCAGGTCATCGACGCCATCTGTTCGGTCTATGACCCGGAGATTCCCGTGAACATCTGGGAACTGGGGCTCATCTACGACATCGACATCGATGCCGACGCCCGCGTCCAGGTCCGCATGACCTTGACCGCACCCGCCTGCCCGTCGGCGCAATCACTGCCTGTCGAGGTCGAGCGCAGGATCCGCGAAGTCCCCGGCGTGAAGGACGCCTACGTGGAAGTCGTCTGGGACCCCGCCTGGTCCCCCGAGCGGATGACCGACGCCGCCAAGCTCCAACTGGGCATGCTCTAGCACCCCCAGCACCCCCAGCACCCCCAGCACTTGCACCTTTAGCACCCGTAGCACCCGCCGCACCTCCAGCACTTGCACCCCCAGCACCCGTAGCACCCCCAGCACCTCCAGCACCTGATTCCCCCCTGTCACGAATCCGTCATTCATGTTTCAGTTTGGAACACGCCTTGGCGGTTTCCTGCCGCAGTCGAGCGAGCGATTTGCATTAATGCGCCGCTTCCGTTACCCAGCCAGACGGAACGTGATTTGCGGTAAGGCTGGTGCCTGCTAGAAGCGCTGCCGTCTGGAACGCGCTGAAGGGATACACGAAATGCCACCAGCGCTCGCCGCCGATCACCCCGCCCGACCGGCTCCGCCGAGGCCGGCAACGGCCGGTTTCTCGATCATCGAACTTCTCGTGGTCGTGGGCCTGATTGCCGTCGTGACCGGCATCGCCGTGTTGATGATGCCCGGCACCGTCCGGTCCAGCAAAGCCGACTCCGCGTTGACGGTGCTGACGGGGACGTTGCGGAAGGCGCGCGACCGCGCGGTTTCCGAGCGGCGTGACATGGAAGTCCGATTCGTCGGGACGAACGAGATTGACATCTATCGCTGGGAAGTCCCCAGCGGCACGACGCTGGTCTCGCGCACGGTCCTCGAGGACGGAGCCCGGTTCCTGCTGTACTCCGCGCTGCCCGACACGCCTGATGGGTTTGGCAAGACGAGTTCGGTGTGTTTTGGATCTGCCACGGCGCTCGTCTTCCGGAGCGAAGGCACCTTCACCGACAACAACGCGAACCTCGACCCTATCAGTGGAACGGTATTCATCGGCATGGACGATGACACCGTCAGCGGGCGGGCGGCGACGATCTTCGGCCCGACCGCGCTCGTGCGGGGCTATCGCTGGGACGGCCGGCAGTGGTCCGAATGACGCGGCAAGACGGCAAAGCGGGAAGGTTGCGGGCCCCAGGACGAAAGGCGGAAGGCAGGCGCGCCACGCCGAAGTGGTAGCGGCTCAGAGTGCCGCGAAGGCGGAACGACGATGCACGGACAACGACCAACCAAGTTGGACGCCGGCTTCACGCTCATGGAAGCGCTCGTCGCCATGATGGTCCTGGCGTTCGGTCTGCTCGGGCTTGCCCAGGTGTTCGCGCTCGGGATGCGGCACATGAGTACGTCGACATACGATGCCATCGCCCGCGAAAAGGCGCGCGAGGCGGTGGAGAGCGTGCACACCGCCCGGGACACCCGCATCATCACCTGGACTCAGATTCGGAACGTCACCCAGGGCGGCGTCTTCACGGACGGCGAAACGACGCTCCGGCTTGCGGGACCCGACGGCTTGATGAACACCGCCGACGACCCGGCGACGCTCGAGGAGGAGCTGGCGCCAGGCCCCGATCGAATCCTGGGCACAGCGGACGATGTCCACGTGCCGCTGACGAACTTCTGGCGGACCATCACCATCACCGACGTCGTCGGCGAACCGTCCCTTCGACAGTTGCGCGTCACGATCCGCTACCGCGTTGGAAGCGAGAACCGGACATACGTACTGACGACCTTCGTGTCCTCCTACGCGTGATCGTCCTTGAAAGGATGAAGGATGAAGGATGAAGACCGAAGGATGAAGGATGAAGGCGGAAGGACGAAGGCGGAAGGATGAAAGGCCTGGAGCAGTGAGCATCACCGCGCGATCGGAATCGGGCTTCACGCTGGTCGAGTTGCTCGTGTCGATGACCATCACGGCGATCGTGATGGCGGGCGCGTTCATGGTCTTCTCGCAGGCGACCAGGATGAACCAGGTTGCGGCCGAGACCATTTCGGTCAACCGAGATCAGGCGAACGCGATGGACCTCGTCGTTCGCGACCTCCTGCAGGTCGGCCAGGGCCTGCCGAGCTCGAAGGTCGTGTCGGTTCCGAATGGCACCGGCATCACCATCAACCGGCCCGGCCCAACCGCGGCCACGGTCAGCCTGTCCGATTGGCCGGCGGTCCTGCCAGGTCCCGGAAGCGGGCCGAGCGTCGACGGCGGTCCGGCCACCGACGTGCTGACGCTTCTCTACGTCGACACCATGTTCGTAACGTCGACGGGCCAGGCGCCGGCAGCGACGGTGGCAGCAAATGGCGCGAGCATGACGGTCACCGCTCCGATCACCCTCGAAGTCGGAGACCTGGTGCTGTTCGATGTCTCCGGGAGGGACGCCGTTCAGGTCGCGACCGGGGTCACGGTGGATGCCAGCAGCCTTCAAACGGTCCAGTTCGCCGCCGGCGACAAACTCAACTTCAACCAGCGGACGGCGACTGCCGGGACGATCCTGCAGATCCAGCCGGTCGCCAACACCGCATTCACCGCCAACGTCAGCCGGCTCCGGATGATCACGTACTACATCGACGCGAATCGAACGCCCGCCGCGTTGATCCGCTGCCTCAACAACCAGTGCGTCGGATCGAACCCGATTCCCGGCCAGGTCGTCGCGCTCGGCGTCGAGAACCTCCAATTCTCGTTCGACATTGTCGATGGCGACACCAACCCATCGAACATCAAGATGACCGCCACGGACCTGGCGGGTGGCGGCGCCTGCGGGACCGACCCGTGTTCCACGAATCAGATCCGGAAGGCGAACGTGGCGCTGTCGATGCGCTCGCGGCACCGCGTGCAGCAACTGAACGACTTCGTCCACCGCCTCCTGACGACGCAGGTGAGCCTCAGGAATCTCAGCTTCGTGGATCGATATCCGACAACGTAAGAGGCAACTTCCATGGGCACGACCAATCAACCGACGGATCGACGAAGCGAGGACGGTGTCGCGCTGCTCTCGGTCATCCTCGTCCTGATGCTGACCTCGGCGTTGCTGGTCGGCTTCGTCGCGCTCGTCATGAGCGATCAGCGCTCGCAGTTCTCCAATCGCGATCAGACGCTGGCGTACGGCGCGGCCCATGCCGGTCTCGAGCAATTGACCAGCAAGCTCGGGGAACTGTTCGCCGCCAATTTCCGCCCGACATCGACGCAGGTGCTGGCGCTGGCCAACGCCGCACCCGACTTGCGCGACACCTACGGGAATCCGTACGTCACGTTCACGCTTCCCGGGAACACCCCGGTGGCGAACGACGTCAGTGGCTACCGGATCGTCTTCACGAGCGTGGGCGGGTACCCGCAGACGGAAACAACGCCGCGGCCGATCGGAAGCGGACCGTACCAGGGACTGCAGGGGATCGCCACGCCGTATACGATCGAGGTGACCGCGCGGACCACGTCCGGAGCCGAGGTGCGGATGCGCCGGACGATGCAGACGATGCTGATTCCCGCGTTCCAGTTCGGGGTCTTCTCGGAAGGGCCCCTGGCGTTCCATGCTGGCAGCGCGTTCAACTTCGGCGGCCGGGTGCACACCAACTCCAACCTCTTCATCGCGGAAGGCGACGGGGCGACGCTGACGGTCAGCGACAAGGTGACGGCGGTTGGCGAGGTCATCCGCGCGCGCCTGCCGAACGGCGTCTTGACGTCGGTTCAGCACAGGGGCGCGGTGAACATCCCGAACGCCACCAAGGTGCTCGGGATGACCGAGGGGAGCGTGGTGGACGGCGTCGGCTCGGCGCAGAACGAGCCGGCCTGGACGGGCGCCGTCGCCCGCCTCAACCGGATGATCATCAACGGCCGGACGGGCGCGAGGCGGCTCGATCTGCCGCTCGTCCAGATGGGCGCGCGTCCGATCGACCTGATTCGCCGCCCGCCCTTGACCGAGGCGACCACGAACGTCGTCTACACGCAGAGATATTTCTCCCGAGCCAGCCTGCGGATTCTCCTGTCGGACTTCGCTGAAGATCTCTCGAACCTGCCCGGCGTCACGGCCGCGGCCCCGGTGAACCTCGAACTCTTCAGGACGGGCACGACCCCGGCGTGGTACCCGATTCCAGGCCGTGCGCCGGCGGCGACGGTACCCGCGACCTACTACAACTCAGTGACATCGACATGGGTGCCGCTCACGGCGGACTACGCAGCCGATTCCACCGGCTACTACGACGTGGCCGGCACGCCGCTCCTGCGCGGCTACATCAAGATCGAGAAGCAGAACACGGCAGGCGTCTGGTCCGACGTGACGCAGGAGATCCTGACGCTGGGCTTCACCGGCAAGCGCCTGACGGCGACAGCCAGCTTTCAAAGCGTCGGTGCGGCGTCCCCGTGCGCCAACGTCGATACCAACGCCATCCTCCGGCTGCAACGCGTCAAGGACGATCATCGCACTGCCGTGCCCGGCGCCGAGTTCGGAGCCGCCGGCACGCCGGCCACGCCCTGCGGCATGCTGACGGCGGCTGCTGGCACCAATCCGGCCGGCACTCCCATCGCCGTGGGCGACGACTACTGGCCGAATGCGCTCTACGACGCGCGCGAAGGCACATTCCGCGATTCGGACCAGCGCGCAGAGATGCGAGTATTCCGGGGCGGCGTCATGCACTACATCGAGCTCGACGTCGCCAACCTCGCGAAGTGGTTTGCCGGCACCATCGGAACGACGGGGTCCACGGCGGAGAACAGCGACGGCGGGTACGTGGTCTACATCTCGGACCGGCGGACGAACAAGCTCCGCCCGCTCGTGCCGACCATTGCAGAGGAGACGGGCGAGTACGGCTTCGAGGACAACGTGAACCCGTTGAACGCGACCGGTTATCCTGGCAACGGAACGCTCGACACGGGCGAGGACGTCAACGGAAATGGTGTGCTCGACATCTACGGGCAGGATCCCTACGCCTATGCCTCGCCGACGCTCCTGCGCGCCGGCCGCACGTCACCGCCGGTGACGACGGGCACCAGGCCCTGGGACCTCGCCTCTGCGAGGGAGGCGCGTTCGAACGCCCCGCTCTTCTTCCGGCGGGCGGTCAAGCTGGTCGATGGCGCTGACGCCACCGGTTCGACGCTCCGGTTCCTGCCCGCCGGCACGGGCCTCAGCATCGTCGCCGAGAATCCGGTCTACGTGGAGGGCAACTACAACACCGGAACGGGCTGGACGACGACACACCGACCGAGCGCGGTCATTGCCGACGCCGTCACGCTGCTGTCCGCGAACTGGACCGACGCGAAATCGTTCGCGTCGCCGCACAATATCGCGGGACGTACCGGAACGACGAGTTGGTTCCGGACGGCGATCGTCAGCGGCAAGACGCTCTTCTTCCCGAAGCAGGCCTGGGGTTCGAACGACGCCGGGTCGGACGGCGGGATGCACAACTACCTGCGGTATCTCGAGGACCTGGGCGGAACCACGATGAACTACCTGGGCTCGATGGTCAGCTTCTACTACGGACGTCAGGCCGTCGGGATCTTCAAATATGGGTCCAACAACCCGGTCTACGGCGTTCCGACGCGCAGCTACGCCTTCGACACCGAGTTCCTGACGTTCAGCCTGCTGCCGCCCAAGCCTCCGTCGTTCCGCGACGTGAACACGCTGACGTTCAGGCAGATTCTGCGCGCCACGCAGTAGCAACTTGCGCCGAGACCGCGAGAGAGATCGGCCGGGCGTTCTCGGCGTCCTCTGCGTGCTCTGTGTGTGACGGTACCGTGGCGCGCAATCATCTCCCGCTCTTCATCCCGATGGGGTCTCCGGGAGGCACCGGCAACGGTACCGTCCGTTTGTACGGCGAGTCTGGCCGCGACAGGAAGCGCTTGATGTTGTCGGCCGTCGCCGCGAGGTGATCGGCTGACGTCCCGAGGCCGACGGGCCCAGCGGACGCGATGAGGCGCCCCTCGAGACGATCGCGAAGCTCCCGCAGCCGGCCCGCGGCCGCCGCGCGCACGGCAGGCGACGCATCACCGTTGGCCGCCAGATCCATGAGCCGCGTGACCACCAGATCCTGCACGGCCGCGAGAACGATCAACCCCTCCCCATCCTTGGACTTCTCAGTCGCCGGGTAGTACCACGTCTGGCGCAGCAGCGCCCGGACGACCTCGTTGAAGTCCGGATTCGCGGTGTTCCTCGCATGGAACTCGGTCAGGCGGGCGGCGCGCTCCGGCTGGAGCAGCGCGGAGATGGCCAGGTCCGCGGCGAT
This DNA window, taken from Vicinamibacterales bacterium, encodes the following:
- a CDS encoding prepilin-type N-terminal cleavage/methylation domain-containing protein; translation: MSITARSESGFTLVELLVSMTITAIVMAGAFMVFSQATRMNQVAAETISVNRDQANAMDLVVRDLLQVGQGLPSSKVVSVPNGTGITINRPGPTAATVSLSDWPAVLPGPGSGPSVDGGPATDVLTLLYVDTMFVTSTGQAPAATVAANGASMTVTAPITLEVGDLVLFDVSGRDAVQVATGVTVDASSLQTVQFAAGDKLNFNQRTATAGTILQIQPVANTAFTANVSRLRMITYYIDANRTPAALIRCLNNQCVGSNPIPGQVVALGVENLQFSFDIVDGDTNPSNIKMTATDLAGGGACGTDPCSTNQIRKANVALSMRSRHRVQQLNDFVHRLLTTQVSLRNLSFVDRYPTT
- a CDS encoding cysteine desulfurase; this translates as MSTAIMKRSGIVQVPVRPFDVEAVRRDFPILRQEVHGRPLAYLDNAATTQKPTSVVEALTHYYLHDNANIHRGVHLLSERATAAYEAARQVVQRFLNAREAREIVFVRGTTEAINLVAQTFGRQLKTGDEIVTSVLEHHSNFVPWKMVSEQTGASLRVVPITDAGELRMDEYERLLNDRTRLVALGHVSNALGTVNPVAEIVRLAHARGIPVLIDGAQAVAHVPMDVQALDCDFYAFSGHKLYGPTGIGALYGKAAMLDRLPPWQGGGDMISSVMLDEVRYNTLPAKFEAGTPNIAGAIGLAAAIGYFGALDLDGAAAHEADLFDYAVRRLAEVPGVRPVGQAAHRTSIVSFVMDQAHPHDIGTILDGEGVAIRTGHHCCQPLMHRLGVAATARVSIAFYNTREEIDRVVAALERVREVFG
- a CDS encoding SUF system NifU family Fe-S cluster assembly protein; the protein is MSDLRELYQEVILDHNKRPRNFGTLPEANHHAEGHNPLCGDRLRLYVDVEDGIIRDLRFDGAGCAISRASASLMTDAVKGKPIAEAEKLFEEFHQMVTSGVDEEVEAALGKLSVFCGVREFPSRVKCASLAWHTLHAALDENAQPVTTE
- a CDS encoding SUF system Fe-S cluster assembly protein, which codes for MSSDPIRTLSLRPQVIDAICSVYDPEIPVNIWELGLIYDIDIDADARVQVRMTLTAPACPSAQSLPVEVERRIREVPGVKDAYVEVVWDPAWSPERMTDAAKLQLGML
- a CDS encoding prepilin-type N-terminal cleavage/methylation domain-containing protein; the encoded protein is MHGQRPTKLDAGFTLMEALVAMMVLAFGLLGLAQVFALGMRHMSTSTYDAIAREKAREAVESVHTARDTRIITWTQIRNVTQGGVFTDGETTLRLAGPDGLMNTADDPATLEEELAPGPDRILGTADDVHVPLTNFWRTITITDVVGEPSLRQLRVTIRYRVGSENRTYVLTTFVSSYA
- the sufD gene encoding Fe-S cluster assembly protein SufD, yielding MPDVTLKSPTAAGHVVALFERLEGQRSAEPAWLRTRRRNAMIAFEHLGFPTTRDEEWRFTNIKPIAGARFSPAPSVTAVSSQAAAGYLIPGIDGSVLTFVNGRFAPALSSLRPGVRLGSMAELLRSDATILERHLGRYASTADRAFVALNTALFEDGAVIDVEPDTVVGAPVQLVFLSADNGTPIASHPRVLIVAGRNSQVRVIESFGGVDGGARTFTNAVTEIVTEAGAVVEHYRLQRERDESFHIGHTQFQLGRSSNSTSHAVSIGGLIARHEAVAVLADEGVECTLNGLYLADGSRLVDNHTEIDHAMPHGGSHELYKGILAGQARAVFNGRIRVRPDAQKTDAKQTNKTLLLSDDAQINTKPQLEILANDVKCTHGATVGQLSEDAMFYLRARGIGADEARGLLIRAFAIDVVNRMSLEPVRAELDRLLASWLPGALAREVVA